A window of Strix aluco isolate bStrAlu1 chromosome 11, bStrAlu1.hap1, whole genome shotgun sequence contains these coding sequences:
- the HESX1 gene encoding homeobox expressed in ES cells 1, giving the protein MASTSLCAANTSASQNLRTVSGFVENKTTQCSFSIESILGLEQKKDGIPAVKPHRPWMDACTNLVLGDDSNPRLQIPVVCYENPLFHANSNPVQEEKVLKCEKYFSVTERLSFKRELSWYRGRRPRTAFTRNQIEVLENVFKMNSYPGIDIREELARKLDLDEDRIQIWFQNRRAKLKRSHRESQFLMVKNTFTSSLLE; this is encoded by the exons ATGGCAAGTACATCGCTATGTGCTGCTAATACATCAGCGTCTCAGAACCTTCGCACAGTGTCTGgttttgtagaaaataaaaccacacagtGCTCGTTTTCCATTGAAAGTATTTTGGGACTGGAGCAGAAAAAAGATGGCATTCCAGCTGTGAAACCTCACAGACCATGGATGGATGCATGCACCAACTTGG TTTTAGGTGATGACAGTAATCCCCGTCTGCAAATTCCTGTTGTTTGCTATGAAAATCCATTATTTCATGCTAACAGTAATCCAGTGCAAGAGGAAAAagttttgaaatgtgaaaaatatttttcagtcactgaaagGCTGTCTTTCAAACGAGAATTGAGCTGGTACAGGGGTAGAAGACCAAGAACTGCATTCACTAGAAACCAG ATTGAAgtcttggaaaatgtttttaaaatgaactcCTACCCTGGCATTGATATTAGAGAAGAGCTGGCTCGCAAATTAGATTTAGATGAAGACAGGATCCAG ATCTGGTTCCAGAACCGTCGTGCAAAGCTGAAAAGATCACACCGAGAATCTCAGTTTCTAATGGTGAAAAATACTTTCACCTCCAGCCTGCTAGAGTAG